The following proteins are encoded in a genomic region of Gossypium hirsutum isolate 1008001.06 chromosome D05, Gossypium_hirsutum_v2.1, whole genome shotgun sequence:
- the LOC107906130 gene encoding DNA repair protein RadA isoform X3 yields MEDEVARFGQILYRDNMGAASWPMSVERSWLPKDAGDVKTVGLIDVLSGIEKMNYRIPLLGPFGTEVARVLGSGLVPGLLVLIGGDPGVGKSTLLLQTAALIADGHDSDRPASVVCVSGEESVEQISSRTKCMKI; encoded by the exons ATAACATGGGTGCAGCTTCTTGGCCAATGTCTGTAGAGCGTTCTTGGCTACCAAAGGATGCAGGGGACGTGAAAACAGTTGGATTGATTGATGTTTTGAGTGGGATTGAGAAGATGAATTATCGGATTCCACT GCTTGGACCCTTTGGAACTGAAGTTGCTAGGGTGCTTGGCAGTGGCCTTGTTCCTG GTTTATTGGTTTTGATTGGTGGTGATCCTGGCGTCGGAAAGAGTACCCTACTGTTGCAG ACGGCGGCACTAATTGCTGACGGACATGACTCAGATCGACCTGCTTCTGTTGTATGTGTCTCTGGCGAAGAG AGTGTTGAACAAATTAGTAGCAGAACCAAATGCATGAAGATTTGA